The proteins below are encoded in one region of Triticum aestivum cultivar Chinese Spring chromosome 1B, IWGSC CS RefSeq v2.1, whole genome shotgun sequence:
- the LOC123147309 gene encoding protein WHAT'S THIS FACTOR 1 homolog, chloroplastic — protein sequence MEAKLLLLSFPSPPAAPHHPPPPKSLFLGASLPLHPLAAAPPPLRTRPRLAVVAQAAAVKRRKEVPFDNVIQRDKKLKLVLKLRNILVSHPDRVMSLRDLGRFRRDLGLTRKRRLIALLKRFPGVFEIVEEGVYSLRFRLTPAAERLYLDELYLRNESEGLAVAKLRKLLMMSLDRRILIERIAHLKNDLGLPSNFHDSICLRYPQYFRVVRMDRGPALELTEWDPDLAVSAAEMAEEENRAREAEERNLIIDRPLRFNRVKLPKGLKVSRGEARRIEKFREMPYISPYADFSHLPSGSPEKEKHACGVVHEILSLTLEKRTLVDHLTHFREEFRFSQSLRGMLIRHPDMFYVSLKGDRDSVFLREAYKNSQLIEKSHLVLLKEKMRALVAVPRFPRRGGPRTGEETEGPNGAAQGYNEGSDMEDDEDDDFSDMEDLIGELGGKSDNSGYRWGDGWVGESDGSPPDFGDGDDSGPQEIEVPKSKSNTTNDADDDSSVPLFPDGRQRERW from the coding sequence ATGGAGGCCAAGCTGCTGCTCCTCTCCTTCCCCTCCCCGCCGGCCgccccccaccacccgccgccccccAAATCCCTATTCCTCGGCGCCTCCCTCCCGCTCCACCCGctggccgccgccccgccgccgctgcgcaCCCGGCCCCGGCTGGCCGTCGTGGCGCAGGCGGCCGCCGTGAAGCGCCGAAAGGAGGTGCCTTTCGACAACGTGATCCAGCGGGACAAGAAGCTGAAGCTGGTCCTCAAGCTGCGCAACATCCTCGTCTCCCACCCGGACCGCGTCATGAGCCTGCGGGACCTCGGCCGCTTCCGCCGCGACCTCGGGCTCACCCGCAAGCGCCGCCTCATCGCGCTCCTCAAGCGCTTCCCGGGCGTCTTCGAGATCGTGGAGGAGGGCGTCTACTCGCTGCGGTTCCGCCTCACCCCCGCCGCCGAGCGCCTCTACCTCGACGAGCTCTACCTCCGCAACGAGTCCGAGGGCCTCGCCGTTGCCAAGCTCCGCAAGCTGCTCATGATGTCGCTCGACCGCCGCATCCTCATCGAGCGGATCGCGCACCTCAAGAACGACCTCGGCCTGCCCTCCAACTTCCACGACAGCATCTGCCTCAGGTACCCGCAGTACTTCCGCGTCGTCAGGATGGACAGAGGCCCCGCGCTGGAGCTCACGGAATGGGACCCCGACCTGGCCGTGTCGGCcgccgagatggcggaggaggagaaTCGGGCCAGGGAGGCCGAGGAGAGGAATCTTATCATCGACCGGCCGCTCAGGTTCAACCGCGTGAAGCTGCCCAAGGGCCTGAAGGTGTCGAGGGGAGAGGCGCGGAGGATTGAGAAATTCAGGGAAATGCCGTACATTTCGCCGTACGCCGACTTCTCGCACCTGCCGTCGGGGTCCCCTGAGAAGGAGAAGCATGCCTGTGGGGTGGTTCATGAAATTCTAAGCCTGACACTTGAGAAGCGCACCCTGGTTGACCACCTGACACACTTCCGGGAGGAGTTCCGGTTCTCGCAGTCTCTGCGGGGAATGCTCATCCGGCACCCTGACATGTTCTATGTGTCACTCAAGGGAGATAGGGACTCGGTGTTCCTCCGTGAGGCGTACAAGAACTCGCAGCTGATCGAGAAGAGCCATCTGGTGTTGCTTAAGGAGAAGATGAGGGCTCTTGTTGCAGTTCCACGCTTCCCTCGGCGTGGTGGGCCTAGGACTGGTGAAGAGACAGAGGGGCCCAATGGCGCTGCGCAAGGGTATAATGAAGGAAGTGACATGGaagatgatgaagacgatgattTTTCGGACATGGAAGATTTGATTGGGGAACTTGGTGGCAAATCTGACAACAGCGGCTACCGCTGGGGTGATGGCTGGGTTGGCGAGAGTGATGGCTCGCCACCGGACTTCGGAGATGGTGATGACTCAGGTCCACAAGAAATCGAGGTACCTAAGTCAAAGAGTAATACAACCAATGATGCCGACGACGACTCGTCTGTTCCTTTATTTCCTGACGGCAGACAACGGGAACGGTGGTAA
- the LOC123099520 gene encoding uncharacterized protein codes for MRREGRQRGWVRVYDRALVDPEGKRRAVRAVDGPAVANGGFIRASRRPTNQSKPGGLRALGRDALAQAEEEEPEPEPQLHPPLGAGYSGYYCTTTCQSPFKFEAVPYQWRYDAFVPEEVQAPRPPPAAARFGGRAACKGGRKFKHNEIKMYYVDAAEDVDGRLDYLHDLL; via the coding sequence ATGCGGCGCGAGGGACGGCAGCGGGGGTGGGTGCGCGTGTACGACCGCGCCCTGGTCGACCCGGAGGGCAAGCGCCGCGCCGTTCGCGCCGTGGACGGCCCGGCGGTGGCCAACGGCGGCTTCATCAGGGCTTCCCGGAGGCCGACGAACCAGTCGAAGCCCGGCGGCCTCCGCGCGCTCGGCAGGGACGCCCTCGCgcaagcggaggaggaggagccggagccggagccgcagCTCCATCCGCCGCTGGGCGCCGGGTACTCCGGGTACTACTGCACGACGACGTGCCAGTCGCCGTTCAAGTTCGAGGCCGTGCCGTATCAATGGAGGTACGACGCCTTCGTGCCCGAGGAGGTGCAGGCTCCTcgtccgccgccggcggcggcgcgttTCGGGGGAAGAGCGGCGTGCAAGGGGGGCCGCAAGTTCAAGCACAACGAGATCAAGATGTACTACGTCGACGCCGCCGAGGATGTCGATGGGCGCCTCGATTATCTCCATGACTTGTTATAG